AGGTTCTACTTGTGTGTAGCTTTTTATGGTTAGCTTTTAGGTTCAGAAGGAACAGAGTTCTACAATCAATAGAATTGGTTTAGAGAAATGAAGGGATATAATATTAAGAGATACAAACTTTATAATAATCGGGAAATTCGCCAAAACTACTCTGATATAATCTTCGAAAACTAATCGCTTTTGTGACCACCACTATAGGAAATGTTTTTCTTCCTAGTCGTTTACAAAGATTAACGCGCTTTCTGAGTGGCGTCGGCGTCGGCGTCGATTTCTATTTTTCCCGGTTGCCAGACGTGCTGACACCCCAACCCGTAACGTCGTAGTTATTCGATCTTACAAGTCTCCTGCACGTCTAAAAGAGCTACTTTAATCGTTGACCTCTGAAGGATACTGCCATCACAAGTCTTCACGTCTACTTTATGAACTTGACCATCTCTTCCAGGATACAATTTAACTACTCTCCTACGCAGTCATCCGTTCCGCACCGATTCGTCGACGATGACAACAAGATCCCCAACCTCCATTGGGCGGGTTTGCTCGAACCATTTCGTCCTGCAGGCAATCGTTGGTAGGTAGGCCTGAATCCATCGCTTCCAGAACTGGTTGACCAGATGCTGAACCAGTTTCCAGTTAGATCGTAAAGAAATTGCATCGTCCGTTGGCACTCTAGGTGGTCTGCTATCTTCTCCAGAGGTTAACCATAGAAAGTTGTTTGGAGTCAAGACTTCGTCTTCCGGGTTCTCCAGAGGGACGAAAGTGAGTGGATGAGAGTTCACAATCATTTCGGCTTCGGAAAGTAGTGTCTTGAGCGCTTCGTCATCGAGCTTCTGATTGTGTGATAAAGTTTTAAAGGCTTCTTTCACGGATCTCACCTTGCGCTCCCAGACGCCACCCATATGTGGAGCAGAGGGCGGATTAAAATTCCATGCCGTATGGTTGTTCGTGAAACATTTCGCCATTTGTTTGTTGATTTCTTACGCTTCCTCTGCTAACTCTCGGGATGCGCCTCGGAAATTGGTCCCGTTATCGCAGTACAGTTCCTGAGGAGGACCATGTTTGGCTATAAAGCGTCGTATTGCCATTTTGCAGCTGACATCGTATGTACCACCTCCAAATGTAGAGCCCTAATGCTAAGGCAGGTAAATAACGCTACCCACCTTTTCTCGTTACAACGACCACGCTTAACCAACAGTGGCCCGAAGTAATCTAAGCCGGTGAACGTGAATGGCCGAACGTAGGGTTTAACTCTGGGTTGAGGAAGTGGGGCCATTTTAGGAGTGCATGGTTTGGCCCGGTAAACGCGACACCACATACAACTCTTGATAGCTTTCTTGACGGTGGCCCGCATTCGAGGAATATAATACTGCTGCTTAAGTTCATTGAGCACCGTTTCTGTGTTGGCGTGCCCATATTTCTGATGGTAGCGCAAAATAAGAAGATTGGTAGCAGGGTGGTCTTTTGGCACAATTACTgggtttcaaaaattaaaggaaTAATACGAAGCTTCAGGATCGATTCTGCTCATTGACCGAAGAACATTTAATTCGTCGAAAAAAGGGGATAGTTTTGATAACGGACTTCTTTTAGCTACATGCTTCCATTTTTGTGACGGAGACTTCAAGTTTTTCTTCAGCGTTGCTATCTCTTTGGAAAACTCTTCTTGCTGAACTACTCGCCATAGAGCCGCTTCAGCTGCAACATAATCCGCTTGATTAAGAACgacgaatttcaaatctgtatCAGTACGGTTTTTTGTGCGACTACGATGAACAAAATGGTAGAGGTAAGCGAGTTTTTTAATCAACTGATCCCATTGCGAGAATTTACTGATATACGTTCTACAATATTCAGTTTTTAGACGATGAACGTATACGGTTCGTAATTCATCTGCTGGAGCTTCGGAGGGTTGCTTTCTTTTCGGCCATTCTTCGGACGGCAGAAGCAGGAACTCAGGTCCGTTGTACCAAAGTCTGTCAGGTTCAAAACTAGGACCATCTCCCCATTTAGTACCTTGGTCCGCAATATTGAGGTTAGATGGAACCCAATACCAATCGTCTACTGCCGTAAGTGACAATATCTCAGCTACACGAAACCCAACAAATTGTCGGTATTTCCGGGGATCAGCACGCAACCAGGCCATGACTGTCAGGGAATCCGTCCACAAGAATTTCCGGCAGATCTTCAGAGAGTGATATTCGACTATGGACTTCATTAATCTGGAACCAAGCACCGCAGAGCATAATTCGTTGCGAGGAATTGATTGGGGGCGTAATGGGGTGACTTTAGTTTTTGCAGCTACTAAAGCGCATCGAGGAATATCGTCATCAAGAATCCTGAAGTAAGCGACGGCACAATAGGCCAACTCGATTGCGTCCACAAAGACATGGAGTTGTAATGACTCGTAACTGCTTGGGCGGTAGCCTTGAAAGTAGCACCGCGGGATTTTTACCTTATCTAGATTCGGGGCCAGCCTGATCCAACGCTGCCACATACCATACTCCTCATCGCAGATTGGATCGTCCCACTGCACTCCAGAACGCCAAACGGATTGTATTAAGATTTTACCATGGATCGTAAAGCAAGCGACGATACCCAGGGGATCAAACAGGTTCATGACCACTTGTAAAACTTGTCGTTTTGTGGGACGGATTTCACCAGACAGTAGAGGATGTAAATCAGGACGAAAGTTGGCAGAGAAAAGAAAAACGTCGTCACAAGGGGCCCACATCATGCCCAAGACACGTTCTGCTATTGTTGTTTTCTCGATAGTAAAGTTTTTCACATCATCTGTACCAGTTACCCCAACCCGTTTCAGAACGTAATCGGATGCAAAATTGAGCTGAACATGGCGAACATGTCGCCCCGAAGGTAGCGACATCCATAATATAAGTATCGAGTTTCCCTTTTGGATCTGTCCTGTATAGAAATCGCTGCACGTGCCTATCCTCGGGACGAATGATAAGCTGGTGGAACATTTGCCTTATGTCACCTGCAATAGCAAACTGCTTTTGACGGAATTTACTCAGGACTGACAATAAAGGTGTCAAAAGATCTGGTCCTTTGAGAAGCTGAGAATTCAAGGAAATTCCACCCGAGCTGGCTGCCGCATCCCAGACTACACGAATTTTTGCTGGCTTACAAGGATTTCGAACGACGTTTATGGGCAGGTACCAAACTTTGGTTTTATCGGCGTTACACAATTCATCAAAGGTGGCTTTATGGATGTATCCGTTTCTTAAATACTCAGCTATCTGGTGATCAACCTTTACCTTCAACTCTGGATCTTTCAGCAGACGTCTCTCGAAGCAACCGTGGCGTCGCACTGCCATAGCGTAGTTATCGGGAAAGATAGGACAGTCACTTTTCCACAGTAATCCTGTTTGAAATTTACCGGAAGAAGTGCGTATCGTCGTGGTTTCCAGTATCCGTCTTGCTCGTTGATCCTCTTCTGATTCCGGAATGTTAATTCCAGAAAGCAACATGTTGTCCGCCTCAAAATACTGCTGAACCAAATCGTGAACTTTCTCGTTTCCACCGCACTCACAAGTGTGGACGGAGATACTGCCGCTCGTTTCGAGAGGTCGTCTTCCTCCGAATATAGTCCAACCAAGACGGAACTTGGCTCCGATCGGTTCTCCGTCGCCCCGCTCTCTTTTCTTCAACGCAAGATTAAGTTTAGCGTTGTCGATTCCTATCAGGATCCTCGGTGTGGCCGAATGATAGCTGCTGATAGGTAGGCCGTTGAGATGAGTATAACGCTGTTTCAGTTCATCGTAGTTTAGGCTTTGCATCGGTAGGTCGAGATTCGAGACTGATCGCACATTCGACATTTGGAAGATGTTGTCGCTCCCAACTCCGGAAATACCAATATCCACTCGACGCGAGGCATTCTCTTTTCGGGTAACTTGGCTGGTCCACTGCAGGCAGAGGGTACTTGTCTCACCAGTTAGCCCCAGCTGATCGATCAAATGATCCTCTACGAGCGTCAAATCAGAGCCGTCGTCCAGGAAGGCGAACGTAGTTACGGATTTCCCATTGCCGTGAAGGACAACAGGAAGGATTTTGATCAGCGTCGCTCCAAGGTTTCGGTGGTTACGATGTGCTGCTACTGAATATGTTGGACCTGATTGTTCTCTGCTATTCGATGAATTTTCTGATACCGGGTGGAGAAGTTTATGGTGAGCTTCCGTACAGCTGTTGATCCCGCAAGGCTGTTTGGTGCGGCAAGGCCATTTTCCATGAGGAAATAGGCAGCGTTTAAACATGCCGTTGGCAGCAATAAACTTATATTTTTCTTCGAGAGACAATTCTTCGAACTTCCTACAATCTTTTATCTTGTGACCATTACTTTTACACATTAGACAGGGTTTCGGTTCCGACCTGACCTTTACCGGCTCTTCTCTAAACGAAGGACGATCATTACTGGAATGGATGTTCAAAAACCcagctttttcttttttcgctgtaccATTTGCATATCGGTCGCTTGACTCTAACTCTTTAGGCATCGTTACCCTGCATGCTGCAGTTCGAAGGGATGAGATAAAGGAGCTGAAATCAGTCAGTGTCGGTTCCTGTATATCCGCAAGCTTATGACACACTGGTATTCCGGTACATCCGACTGCGATGTTTCAGTCAGCTAACGCCGGCTTGAGTTTTCCTCAAGGCCCaatatagtatagtatagtatagtatagtatagtatagtatagtatagtatagtatagtatagtatagtatagtatagtatagtagactagttcacttttcggcttttttcgctgatcacaacgccacttacagggtttgatcctcattcattttcaagtactctggccgaatttgagctcatttgagtaagtttccagcgtgcgctagcagttttattgaaaaaaagtccatttttctggaaaattttcgtagatgtgttctagcaagctgttgttaatataaaatgataattttataatgctcggtgattggtatgacaagcattcgtatggacctgttttagataattgactaaatcaaaccgaaaaaaattaaaaattcataaactactaacttttacagaaaatttacttacaagttgggagcttaaaatcagtagtaaatagaaaaaaaaaaattttcgatataaacttttcataaaaagatagccttatttataacctttaatttgatgtataacacttaatgatcgcaagagtgctagcaaagttattcaaatatctatgcaacaaatttgatttgatcaaatatttttcattcaagtttgctccacaccaacttgtgcacaagaaaggatattttattcaatcaagtaccccatgacggggccaggagttaaaaaaagcgcgcgctttgatcaagttgtaagcaagtcctcttgatgccacgttttgcaggttgcatgatgctaaaacttgaatggagacaacattatgattcaaagaatgtgatgtgaatgtttgaatatctttgcttgtactgttgcgataattaagtgttatacatcaaattaaaggttataaataaggctatctttttatgaaaagtttatatcgaaaatatttttttttctatttactactgattttaagctctcaacttgtaagtaaattttctgtaaaagttggtagtttatgaatttttaaattttttcggtttgatttagtcaattatctaaaacaggtccatacggatgtttgtcataccaatcaccgagcactataaaattatcattttatattaacaactgCTTGCTAGAgaacatctacgaaaattttccagaaaaatggacttttttcaataaaacttctagcgcacgctggaaacttactcaaatgagctcaaattcgaccagagtacttgaaaatgaatgaggatcaaaccctgtaagtggcgttgtgatcagcgaaaaaagccgaaaagtgaactagtctaatagtatagtatagtatagtatagtatagtatagtatagtatagtatagtatagtatagtatagtatagtatagtatagtatagtatagtatagtatagtatagtatagtatagtatagtatagtatagtatagtatagtatagtatagtatagtatagtatagtatagtatagtatagtatagtatagtatagtatagtatagtatagtatagtatagtatagtatagtatagtatagtatagtatagtatagtatagtatagtatagtatagtatagtatagtatagtatagtatagtatagtatagtatagtatagtatagtatagtatagtatagtatagtatagtatagtatagtatagtatagtatagtatagtatagtatagtatagtatagtatagtatagtatagtatagtatagtatagtatagtatagtatagtatagtatagtatagtatagtatagtatagtatagtatagtatagtatagtatagtatagtatagtatagtatagtatagtatagtatagtatagtatagtatagtatagtatagtatagtatagtatagtatagtatagtatagtatagtatagtatagtatagtatagtatagtatagtatagtatagtatagtatagtatagtatagtatagtatagtatagtatagtatagtatagtatagtatagtatagtatagtatagtatagtatagtatagtatagtatagtatagtatagtatagtatagtatagtatagtatagtatagtatagtatagtatagtatagtatagtatagtatagtatagtatagtatagtatagtatagtatagtatagtatagtatagtatagtatagtatagtatagtatagtatagtatagtatagtatagtatagtatagtatagtatagtatagtatagtatagtatagtatagtatagtatagtatagtatagtatagtatagtatagtatagtatagtatagtatagtatagtatagtatagtatagtatagtatagtatagtatagtatagtatagtatagtatagtatagtatagtatagtatagtatagtatagtatagtatagtatagtatagtatagtatagtatagtatagtatagtatagtatagtatagtatagtatagtatagtatagtatagtatagtatagtatagtatagtatagtatagtatagtatagtatagtatagtatagtatagtatcaTTATTGATAGTATAgtataagatgattttttttcttacattatttttaattttaaatcaataatgaGGTATCCATCACACTCTGTTATCTATTGATTATAAATTCATTCAATCTGGTTTTATCCTCCAAATTAGCTTTCGCTGCAAAGAATAGCAAATATTAAAGTGAAAAACAATCGTCTTCCAACGCAATATTATACGTATCGCAAAACATGTTGGATTTGTGTTCCAAATAGTAACATTGAGAGCATAATTATTACAACTTGTTTCTTGCACCGAGCGGTTTGCCGAGTTGAATTATTGCGCTGCATGTAAACAAAACATATGCCATTAGGGTTGCAAATGTTTCTCCGGGGTAAACATGTAGATGACCTCTCTGTTCCTGTCGTCGTTCCGATTCGTCGTTCAAAAACCCGGAAAAAACAGAACGCTCTCCAGCTTACAGCAGAGCAGGGCGAGCTTGAAGAATCCTTTTACTTCCTGTTCCAAGATGCAATGAAAAATTGCCAGTCTGCAAATAATTGCTTGCCTCCGCCCCGTTTTTCCATTTCTTCCATTTACAGAGGTTCAACCCTTTTTCCAACTAAGCTGCCATTCCTATCAACTCAGATATGAAAACTGGAGAGACATGGTCAAATTTATGAAAGTGTTTGCATTTGCTTCTGCCGGAGAAAAAGCTTGTACTTGTGTGTACGTCAGAAATTGTGCCCCTCGTTTTATCATGGCTGGGAAACTTTTGCATTTTCAAATGACAAACTAAAAACTGTATTCatacattttaattatttgtgtaaaatatcctGTCACAATCACACCTAGCCGGCCTACCTGCTTCTGCTGCAGCTCGTGTGTCGATGGAGGCGATAGAGCTCATTGAAAACGCTTCTTCTTCTAAATATTTCACTGTGATCAAAGGTAGATTATTTTTTCCCTCGATAATGtttcgtttcaaatttttttttactggtaTCCCATCTCTCAAAAACTAGCATTCATGAGTTGGAAAAATTTTCTaggctaaaaaaaacaaatccagaCCTATTTTTCCCACTGTTCAATGCAAAGTGAAACTCGACTAGGCCGGATGCAAAACATCATGGGTGAACTTTGAAGTGTTTTTAGATCGAGTTgcagaatcaaacaaaaaacttgtTTCTCTGGTGATAATTACTCGATCCAGGACCCGTAAATCGTTTACACTTGAAGAGATTTAATGGAGCCGGGCTTTGATTATTTTCACTTGTTACACTTCAACTTTGATTGGAGATTTACTTAATatttttatgtctttaaaaCCTGCCTATTTTGGTTGTATCATTCGAGTTGCAAGTCTTAATTTgtgaaattgttttcttttggTTATTGTTGCGTTTTGTAAAGAACCATattaaacgaaaaataaatcaGGGTTGGTTCAAACAAACAatttatgaaacaaaaaattcttgttttttgcCTTCTTGTTTTTAATATTGCTTTTTTGACCATCGACTCCACTATTGGATGGTTTAAGTGAATATCCATAATAAATAAGTTTTGTTAAGAAAACTTCGGATGTTTAATATcttgtttaaaagatattctattttgaaagcaggcccgtgcgaagaacCAATCCATATGAGGGggttaaaagttcaaattgaaccaaaaataataacaacccaaaaaaaacaccataaattatgaaattgatttttgaaccattttctcACTTATAATTATCACTCATACTCCAAAAATTATGACCTTTGgtgttaaaataaatcaaaatttgataaataatatTTACGACTTTATtggtgaatgttatgttctcatcgtgagaacatttcaagatttgaaaattatagatggatagaagaagattagaagaaaattacagtTTTCACACTTACTTCTATTCAAGTGCTTGAACGAAAGTTAAGTTTATGATGAAAATGCATCTTAAAAATATCTACATTACAAACAAAACTCTCGatgattaatcttaattaattaatcaaaattatcaacacaaatcaaaataaatgtttcaaatcaatgttttttccGGTAAGTAattgcaaaattattcaaaattaagttccttattctgaactagaaatttgcttgaaaataaatttaaagcagTATTGTGTTGAagttagaaatcaaaattttcgaaaaatcagaaaaagaaTGCTGattgaaatttcgaataaagcttCGGACGTAAGAATTAATGCACGAaaatagaaaacataaaatatgaaaccagattttataaaaaaaagtttattatcaaataaatgtcagatcaagttaaaaattaaccGTGATTTAGAAACTgttagaaatattatattgattgttatttatttttaatctgtttttttattttcatttctttattttcaataaaagggATTTTAATTCCCGTGTAGTatcatgaatttcaaaaattataattcatcACAATTTGTAATGTGAATTCTGAGgcaaaaatcactttaaacttcGAAGAGTTTATTTAATAGTtgacttttaaataaaatttaatttaagataaaaaaaatcaattttaattcaagaCTGACCGTGATTAAAGGCAAAGATAAAATCCGTTTCTATATTAAAGTTCTTCcagatattaaaataaaaggctTTCAATGTTCtgaggttcaaaattttaacttcatttATTTCACATACAACATGTCTCATTATATCGACAAATAACAGAcaggaaaataatcaaaaataaactgataaaataaaaaaaaaatgaatttcaagtttggttgtgaatattgaaagcacaaaaaaaaaatataaatttaaaaagattacATTGCGCATTAAAACTTTACTTTTAAGTTGCTACcttgaatcattttttgaactttctaaagatgaataagaaatcatgattgattgaaaaacatgatttaaaaattgaatattaaaaatacgcATGTAAATattgaatcgaaaattttaaagattaatATTTCTAGCTTTAAATAATTTGTCGCGTTCTATTGAAAGATTGGCTCTTGAGTAGAACAGAAGGTGGAAACTACGTTTTTCTAACTAAAAGTattgtttcaaagtttttcaaaaagatttgttttctgaacacaaaaattcagaattgaaaaacaaagaaattgatttaaaatattttaaactattttaataGTTTGACTCTTAAActcgttattttttttgaaaatttaaacttaatttgaaaatgaaggaTTAGCTTTTAATAttctaaaaagatttttttcaataaattcgttttatcattttaaaaactcattaatataatttgattgataactcaaagcaataaatgattgaatgattgaattggtAGATATAAGCGCCCTgaacttgaatattttgtcaaattttgtctatcgccTAGGGTTTTTGGTAATACGGagtttataaactttaaaatttatcagttttaagtgaaataaaaggttaaattttgtttttttataaatttggaaagatatctTTACAAGTATTTCTTACATTacagaataaagtttaaaaaaaaaaatcaaaccatttgACAACATTTGTTCAAACCTGCAAATCGATTAGATTTTTGCTTCAATAATATCCAACATTCAATTTGCTTTAAaactgtattgaaaaaaaaatgttgaaaaaaggatttaaaaaatgaaaacccctatatcattttttgcagaactcaaaattactttaagtcttggggaaagttgaaaatcgattttaaaccttcattttgaaatgttatgtttttgttttgaagttttgtcaaaaGATGCAGAAATTTTctatatgtatttaaaatatttccagaagctttttaataaacaaaagcTGCTAggaaaattgcatatttagatctTAGGCacccaaataagtcaaaattaacttttaaattcTTGTCAGATTGGAAGATGTAAATTGtatggccttgtgtaatttattaaAACGAATCTGAATGTGATGttaagcatttagaagaacaagaaacacaaaattaaattgagactgaaattgatttcttgaagaatagTTCATTTCAGCACgattttatgaaattcaaaatgatcatttataaagtagaggatactagacttgaaattttgtttttctaattctgatgaccatcgtGAGTCATGATACATGGCTTCCATCTTGttaatgtttgaaattattattcaatgtattattttaaagttaaaatggtgggtttcgaattttgaatttgtttggttACATTTCTTAATAGAAATCCATTCTTGAGACGAGATagagtttttgtatgtcaattTTAGAGTTTCAATGGACAAAAGTTGATTAAATTGCTTATTGAAATTTACATTCCGCCTGAggtaagcaatttttttaacgcaaatttaacaactttcaagatcaagtaatttccctttactcctttaaaatttttacttgaCAAAAAATCTCAATGGGAAGGGGAGGGTCAAACCccttaaccccccccccctccaaaGAAACCACGGCCTTGTCTaaagctaacaaaattattttgagtAGAGCCACGTtaagcaaaatccacaaaaatcatacaaataaTTGTgctgttttagttttcgaaCGCCTCCGTAAATCTCTTACAAAGGCTAATTGTcctcttaaaaatataaatcacaAAAGACACATTACCCTGTGACGTGAACTACcttttctaaacttttttgaACTATTATCATTCTGGTGTTCAACAAATTTACTTTAGAATTTGAAAAGTAGTAGTAAACGGTtgtaaattgaatttcctttcgaataaatgttttttgtaattaaaaaatgagGTGCTTGTGTTGTAATCGATAAGTTTTGTGAAATGACtacacaataaaataaaaactttttgactatctgtggaaaaaaaattatcgatgtCTTCAAATAAGTTGGAAAAGGAGTTGAAAATACTTTCTCTTTTGAACCGTTAACATTTTTTCGGTCatctttttatataaaaatggaattctttctgtctgtctgactcgaaaactactgaaccgatttgcgcgAAACTGGGCAGATGCGGTTATTGAAAGCTGGGGAAGgttcttattataatttaagACCCCTTTCTAACa
This sequence is a window from Uranotaenia lowii strain MFRU-FL chromosome 3, ASM2978415v1, whole genome shotgun sequence. Protein-coding genes within it:
- the LOC129752314 gene encoding uncharacterized protein LOC129752314; translation: MAKCFTNNHTAWNFNPPSAPHMGGVWERKVRSVKEAFKTLSHNQKLDDEALKTLLSEAEMIVNSHPLTFVPLENPEDEVLTPNNFLWLTSGEDSRPPRVPTDDAISLRSNWKLVQHLVNQFWKRWIQAYLPTIACRTKWFEQTRPMEVGDLVVIVDESVRNG
- the LOC129752315 gene encoding uncharacterized protein LOC129752315 — encoded protein: MNLFDPLGIVACFTIHGKILIQSVWRSGVQWDDPICDEEYGMWQRWIRLAPNLDKVKIPRCYFQGYRPSSYESLQLHVFVDAIELAYCAVAYFRILDDDIPRCALVAAKTKVTPLRPQSIPRNELCSAVLGSRLMKSIVEYHSLKICRKFLWTDSLTVMAWLRADPRKYRQFVGFRVAEILSLTAVDDWYWVPSNLNIADQGTKWGDGPSFEPDRLWYNGPEFLLLPSEEWPKRKQPSEAPADELRTVYVHRLKTEYCRTYIIIVPKDHPATNLLILRYHQKYGHANTETVLNELKQQYYIPRMRATVKKAIKSCMWCRVYRAKPCTPKMAPLPQPRVKPYVRPFTFTGLDYFGPLLVKRGRCNEKSCKMAIRRFIAKHGPPQELYCDNGTNFRGASRELAEEA